The DNA window TAGTAACTGGGATTTACCTGAGCTATCCTCAATTCTGCAACTCAAGACAACTTGCTGGCATGTTGCATATGACAAGGGAGGCAGGAATTGTTTCTGAGATTGGTCAGGCTTCTAGAACTTGAGAATGCCTGTCTTGAAATGCCTTATTTGTTTCATTGGAACAAAATTTTTTTCTGATAGCAAAAAGGCATGAAAAAAGTTTATTTCCTAAATCTTGTGCCACAGATTGGTGATAGGAAAGGGAAATGCCAGCTTGTTCTAAAGCATGAATAGGGGAATATGTGCATGCCTGGAGAGAGAAATGGCTCTGATGTTTCATGTCTCCAGGAGTCTTCTCTGTGTGGATCATCCCTGAACACTCTCATGTAATGTCTTTCAGATCCTGAGACTTCAGCACGATGTCTTACCAACAACAACAGTGCAAGCAGCCCTGCCAGCCTCCTCCTGTGTGTCCACCCCCTAAGTGCCCAGAGCCTTGTCCTCCCCCAAAGTGCCCAGAGCCTTGTCCTCCCCCAAAGTGCCCTGAGCCATGCCCCCCTCAGCCAT is part of the Peromyscus eremicus chromosome 6, PerEre_H2_v1, whole genome shotgun sequence genome and encodes:
- the LOC131912618 gene encoding small proline-rich protein 2G, with product MSYQQQQCKQPCQPPPVCPPPKCPEPCPPPKCPEPCPPPKCPEPCPPQPCQQKCPPVQLPPSCQQKCPPKSK